From Etheostoma cragini isolate CJK2018 chromosome 1, CSU_Ecrag_1.0, whole genome shotgun sequence, a single genomic window includes:
- the LOC117945656 gene encoding piggyBac transposable element-derived protein 4-like has protein sequence MFLSESEDELEVLHSESDSESECSLDEDYIPRGPARDQEDFTDEDSSDEEWGIQPTKRRSPRKRPRSVTASPLSSPLKSPSKKWERSPLRKKIHNASTPKKDTPSPNTSKRLTTPRGKNQSVKRQAERRLVGKEADEADGDRWCDIDEEDVEPPQPRFRPDREVGPQLNRTANYTPLELFQLYFSVTVINTLVKNTNAYGKKKYQDHKESWVPVTTADMYSFVCLVLYMGIAPLKTLKDFWRGSKLFSLPFPASVMPCRRFLAISRSLHMNDPAVEAANDQKKGTLGYDRLCKIKPLYGQILEASYTFFHPHQHISIDERMVASKARIGFKQYIKSKPTKWGFKLFVLADSSCGYTLNFFVYVGKEGVPTGKGVSYDAVMRLLNIPFLGKGYKLYVDNFYTSPTLFLDLLQRKIWACGTVRSNVAGYPKTKRNDMPVKTPRGTIRWLRKGGLLFVKWLDTRGVTMCSTLHKAYSNDMVKRRVKDADGRWTVKEVSIPGCIKDYNQHMGGVDLSDALISYYNVLHKTQKWYKTLFYHFVDIATVNAFILHKGMCKLQNRPVLTQKNFREQLIWSLAEIGSTPRRSAPHNFMLPASPFKVPPASPSTVLASSPPSASAEMPPATATDAPGVGHLPAYFVEQMTNVAPRDRATAGRRACVVCKRKSPVYCSTCQKTLCFTSFRNCYSEWHRDNKVCF, from the exons ATGTTTCTTTCAGAGTCTGAGGATGAATTAGAAGTGCTTCACTCAGAATCAGACTCTGAGAGCGAGTGCAGCCTGGACGAGGACTATATTCCGAGGGGGCCGGCCCGAGATCA GGAAGACTTCACTGATGAAGACAGTTCAGACGAGGAGTGGGGTATTCAGCCCACAAAGAGAAGGTCTCCCAGGAAGCGCCCCCGCTCGGTCACGGCCTCTCCGCTGTCATCACCCCTGAAATCCCCATCTAAGAAGTGGGAACGGAGTCCCCTCAGAAAGAAGATCCATAATGCATCTACACCCAAAAAAGACACCCCCTCCCCCAATACCAGCAAGAGATTAACCACTCCCCGCGGGAAAAATCAAAGTGTAAAGAGGCAAGCAGAAAGACGGTTGGTGGGAAAGGAAGCAGATGAAGCCGATGGAGACCGGTGGTGTGACATTGATGAGGAAGATGTGGAGCCTCCTCAACCGCGGTTCAGACCCGATAGGGAAGTAGGACCGCAGCTGAACAGAACTGCAAATTACACGCCACTCGAACTGTTCCAGCTGTacttctctgtgacagtaatCAATACACTGGTAAAAAACACCAATGCCTATGGGAAAAAGAAATACCAAGACCATAAGGAAAGCTGGGTGCCTGTAACAACAGCAGATATGTACTCCTTTGTCTGCCTCGTCCTCTACATGGGTATTGCACCGCTGAAAACGCTGAAAGATTTCTGGAGAGGATCTAAGCTGTTCAGTCTGCCATTTCCTGCCTCTGTCATGCCATGCAGACGCTTCCTAGCCATCTCCCGCAGTCTACACATGAATGATCCTGCAGTTGAAGCGGCCAATGATCAGAAAAAGGGGACATTAGGATACGACAGACTTTGCAAAATAAAGCCGCTATATGGGCAGATTTTGGAGGCCAGCTACACTTTCTTTCATCCCCACCAGCATATCTCCATAGATGAACGGATGGTGGCGAGTAAAGCAAGGATTGGGTTCAAGCAGTACATTAAAAGCAAGCCTACTAAATGGGGctttaagctttttgttttAGCGGACTCGTCCTGTGGCTACACCCTGaacttttttgtgtatgtgggaAAAGAAGGTGTACCCACAGGGAAGGGGGTAAGCTACGATGCTGTCATGAGACTGCTGAACATCCCCTTTCTAGGCAAAGGATACAAGCTCTATGTGGACAACTTTTACACTAGTCCAACTCTATTCCTTGACCTCCTTCAGAGAAAAATCTGGGCGTGCGGCACCGTTCGTTCTAACGTGGCTGGTTATCCCAAAACGAAAAGGAATGACATGCCTGTGAAAACCCCAAGGGGAACTATCCGGTGGCTCAGAAAAGGAGGGTTACTGTTTGTAAAATGGTTAGACACCCGGGGGGTAACAATGTGCTCCACTTTACACAAAGCATACAGCAATGACATGGTGAAGCGGCGAGTGAAAGATGCAGATGGGCGGTGGACAGTGAAGGAGGTTTCCATCCCAGGTTGCATCAAAGATTACAACCAGCACATGGGGGGGGTTGACTTGTCAGATGCACTCATTAGCTACTACAACGTCCTCCATAAAACCCAGAAATGGTACAAGactttgttttatcattttgtgGACATAGCCACTGTGAATGCCTTCATCCTCCACAAAGGAATGTGCAAGCTGCAGAATCGGCCTGTGTTAACACAGAAAAACTTCAGGGAACAACTGATTTGGTCCTTGGCGGAGATCGGGTCCACTCCACGTCGCTCAGCTCCACATAACTTCATGTTGCCCGCTTCTCCATTCAAAGTGCCACCCGCCTCGCCGTCCACTGTATTGGCCAGCTCACCTCCTTCTGCGTCCGCTGAGATGCCGCCTGCTACAGCCACTGATGCTCCAGGTGTAGGTCACCTGCCAGCCTACTTTGTGGAACAAATGACCAACGTGGCTCCCAGAGATCGGGCCACTGCCGGCAGAAGGGCATGTGTGGTCTGTAAAAGAAAGTCGCCCGTCTACTGCAGCACTTGTCagaaaacactttgtttcacTTCTTTTAGGAACTGTTATAGTGAGTGGCATAGAGACAATAAGGTTTGTTTCTAA